From the genome of Penaeus monodon isolate SGIC_2016 chromosome 16, NSTDA_Pmon_1, whole genome shotgun sequence, one region includes:
- the LOC119582905 gene encoding probable 2-oxoglutarate dehydrogenase E1 component DHKTD1, mitochondrial (The sequence of the model RefSeq protein was modified relative to this genomic sequence to represent the inferred CDS: added 199 bases not found in genome assembly) yields the protein MNRLLSRLRVPLAVRRRDPGTRNRAPARPAGTSPTSGTSSVHVWPREYHSQKGVFGYRPPQAKEFVLSDETIAKRAEQSNLFRFVSAYREYGHLQANLNPLKESASEVPELDPRLYGLKAGSTYDARGLLAGLEGSYTLEDLEGILREKYCGKIAAEFTYLPTLEEREWFAAAFESLPNESLSNEEKVRLAVGMLHSQAFDQFLATKFQSVKRYGAEGAETMTGFFTETFRQLAEDNVEQCIIAMAHRGRLNLLTGVLQLPPVVMFQKMKGLSEFPPEIKNTGDVLSHLTNSLDLEVGENKFLHVTMLPNPSHLEAVNPVACGKTRARQRSLWEGHFSTEPSARPGDKVVCLQVHGDAALSGQGVMQETLALSNVPHFDLGGALHVSINNQVGYTTPGERTRSTRYCTDIAKMCSMPVIHVNGDDPEAVVKAARLAVQYQRKFRRDVFVDLVCWRRWGHNELDNPRFTNPSMYRTIDARKSVPDSYIDTLVAEGLMTREDVMKIVSERMSFLAEQHKKVDTYVPKAAHLERQWSGLVQAPSSVEVWDTGVDIASLKYLGAKSVSLPEDFNIHPHLKKTHVETRLKKLMEGTGLDWATAEALAFATLLNQGHNIRISGQDVGRGTFSQRHCMFIDQVDDAMHIPLNHMSEDQSTHLEVVNSILSEEAVLGFEYGVSLESPNTLCIWEAQFGDFYNGAQIMIDTFVSSGEAKWLTQSGLVMILPHGYDGAGPEHSSCHIERFLQNCDSKEDQPDGEDVNWGIVNPTTPAQYFHLLRRQQLRNFRKPLIIAGPKILLRLPAATSSLEDMAPGTHFMPVLGDSEIPPESVRKVVFVSGKYYYALKAERQARGIRDTAIVRVEALCPFPTHEINEELAKYKKAKAFVWSQEEHRNMGAWFFVRPRFENLCATKLQYAGREVLGTAAVGIGELHRKESQSIIERTFGL from the exons TCTCGGACGAAACCATTGCGAAGAGGGCTGAGCAGAGTAACTTATTCCGCTTCGTCAGTGCATATCGGGAATACGGGCATCTGCAGGCGAATCTCAACCCCTTGAAGGAAAGTGCAAG TGAGGTGCCGGAGTTGGACCCCAGATTGTACGGGCTGAAGGCGGGCAGCACATACGACGCCCGGGGTCTGTTGGCAGGACTCGAGGGGTCGTACACCTTAGAGGACCTGGAGGGGATCCTGCGtgaaaagtattgtggcaaaattGCTGCAGAGTTTACTTACCTGCCG accttagaggagagggaatggttTGCGGCAGCCTTCGAAAGCCTCCCCAATGAGAGCCTCAGTAACGAGGAGAAAGTGAGGCTGGCAGTGGGCATGCTTCACTCACAAGCTTTCGACCAGTTCTTGGCCACCAAGTTCCAGAGTGTGAAGCGGTATGGGGCAGAAGGAGCCGAGACCATGACTGGGTTTTTCACGGAGACCTTTAGGCAGCTAGCGGAAG ATAATGTTGAACAGTGTATCATAGCCATGGCTCACCGAGGTCGGCTCAACCTCCTGACAGGCGTGTTGCAGTTGCCTCCAGTGGTCATGTTCCAGAAGATGAAGGGCCTCTCGGAGTTTCCTCCTGAAATCAAGAACACGGGAGATGTTTTGTCGCACTTGA CAAACTCCCTGGATTTGGAGGTTGGGGAAAACAAGTTCCTCCATGTCACCATGCTGCCCAACCCCTCTCACTTAGAGGCTGTGAACCCTGTGGCCTGTGGGAAGACACGTGCCCGCCAGCGGAGCCTTTGGGAGGGACACTTCTCCACAGAGCCCTCTGCGCGACCCGGGGACAAGGTCGTCTGCCTCCAG GTCCACGGAGATGCGGCTCTCTCGGGGCAGGGAGTCATGCAGGAGACTCTGGCCTTGTCCAATGTGCCTCACTTCGACCTCGGAGGGGCCTTGCACGTCTCCATCAATAACCAG GTGGGCTACACAACCCCAGGCGAGCGCACGCGATCAACGAGATACTGTACCGATATTGCCAAGATGTGCAGCATGCCAGTCATTCATGTCAATGGAGATGACCctgag GCGGTGGTGAAAGCAGCCCGACTGGCAGTGCAGTACCAGAGAAAGTTCCGCCGAGATGTGTTTGTCGATTTGGTGTGCTGGCGGAGGTGGGGCCACAATGAGCTCGACAATCCTCGCTTCACCAACCCTTCCATGTATCGCACCATCGACGCGCGCAA GAGTGTGCCAGATTCATATATCGACACCTTGGTGGCAGAAGGCCTCATGACACGGGAAGACGTCATGAAGATCGTCTCGGAGAGGATGAGCTTTCTGGCAGAGCAGCATAAGAAAGTGGACACCTATGTCCCGAAG GCAGCTCATCTCGAGAGGCAGTGGTCAGGCTTGGTGCAGGCCCCAAGTTCCGTTGAAGTGTGGGACACGGGCGTTGATATAGCGAGCCTGAAGTACCTAGGAGCCAAGTCCGTCAGCCTGCCTGAAGATTTT AATATCCACCCACACCTCAAGAAGACTCATGTAGAGACACGTTTGAAAAAGCTAATGGAAGGAACTGGGCTGGACTGGGCAACAGCAGAAGCCTTAGCATTTGCCACACTGCTGAATCAAG GTCACAACATCCGCATCAGTGGACAGGACGTTGGCCGAGGGACCTTCTCCCAGCGCCACTGCATGTTCATCGACCAGGTGGATGATGCAATGCACATCCCTCTGAACCACATGAGTGAGGACCAGAGCACCCACCTTGAGGTTGTGAACAGCATCCTTTCTGAGGAGGCTGTGTTGGGCTTCGAGTACGGAGTGTCCCTGGAGAGCCCCAACACCCTGTGCATCTGGGAAGCACAGTTTGGGGACTTCTACAATGGCGCACAGATCATGATCGATACCTTTGTCTCCAGTGGGGAAG CGAAGTGGCTGACCCAGAGTGGTCTGGTGATGATCCTACCCCACGGCTATGATGGAGCGGGACCAGAACACTCGTCGTGCCACATCGAGAGATTCCTGCAGAACTGCGACTCAAAAGAAGACCAGCCGGATGGAGAAGATGTTAACTGGGGGATTGTCAATCCAACGACTCCTGCTCAGTACTTCCACTTGCTCAGGAGACAG CAACTGCGAAACTTTCGGAAACCTTTGATCATTGCCGGGCCCAAGATCCTGTTGCGGCTGCCAGCTGCCACATCCAGCCTGGAGGACATGGCCCCTGGCACCCACTTCATGCCAGTCCTTG GAGACTCCGAGATCCCTCCTGAAAGTGTCCGTAAGGTTGTCTTTGTCAGCGGGAAGTATTACTATGCGCTGAAGGCAGAGAGGCAAGCACGAGGCATCAGGGACACGGCCATCGTTCGCGTGGAGGCGCTGTGCCCCTTCCCCACACACGAAATCAACGAGGAGCTAGCCAAGTACAAGAAGGCGAAGG CATTTGTGTGGTCGCAagaagagcatcgcaacatgggTGCCTGGTTCTTCGTCCGACCCAGATTTGAAAACCTTTGTGCTACTAag TTGCAATACGCAGGCAGAGAGGTTCTTGGGACGGCGGCCGTGGGCATTGGTGAGTTGCACAGGAAGGAGAGCCAGAGTATTATCGAGCGCACCTTTGGCCTCTGA